A window of the Streptomyces luomodiensis genome harbors these coding sequences:
- a CDS encoding BlaI/MecI/CopY family transcriptional regulator: MGTRTPGHGPKRPNGAREAEILELLQRAEGALTPREVTERLGGELAYNSVVTILTRMHAKQLLTRTPRGRAYAYAPVTDDPGFAARRMRSVLEERSDRQDVLARFADGLSATDADLLRQLLDPGQ, translated from the coding sequence ATGGGCACCCGCACGCCAGGACACGGTCCCAAGCGGCCCAACGGTGCACGCGAGGCCGAAATCCTCGAACTGCTGCAGCGGGCCGAGGGCGCGCTGACCCCGCGGGAGGTCACCGAACGCCTCGGCGGCGAGCTGGCCTACAACAGCGTGGTGACGATCCTCACCCGCATGCACGCCAAGCAGCTGCTCACCCGCACCCCGCGCGGCCGTGCCTACGCCTACGCCCCCGTGACCGACGACCCCGGCTTCGCCGCCCGCCGTATGCGCTCCGTCCTGGAGGAGCGATCGGACCGCCAGGACGTCCTCGCCCGCTTCGCCGACGGCCTGTCCGCCACCGACGCGGACCTGCTGCGCCAACTGCTCGACCCCGGCCAGTAG
- a CDS encoding M56 family metallopeptidase, which produces MRIAVYIPLLLSLLAPLGARPLAERCEPRLATWLLTASSLVLGAATTISLGLLAVTGLIRVPQLATLGHWSAHTAQRDDPAELSVALIAGLLLGAAVLMAARMLWRRARTLAAAILEAECMPAEDGLVVVEDEAPEAFAVPGLPGRVVVSTGMLATLDETERRILLAHERAHLTAHHYAFVALAQLGAAANPLLRPLATAVTYTIERWADETAAAATGDRERVARTVGKAALAAHHAPARAPGAALAILGRRAPLATAGPVPRRVAALLAPPFGRHPVLAATTAAVLATAALSTAEAAHDLHLLLEAVGA; this is translated from the coding sequence ATGCGCATCGCCGTCTACATCCCCCTGCTGCTCTCCCTGCTCGCCCCCCTCGGCGCACGCCCCCTGGCGGAGCGATGCGAACCCCGCCTGGCGACCTGGCTGCTCACCGCGTCGTCCCTCGTGCTGGGCGCGGCGACCACCATCTCACTGGGCCTGCTGGCCGTCACCGGACTGATCCGGGTACCCCAGCTGGCCACCCTCGGCCACTGGTCGGCCCACACCGCACAGCGCGACGACCCCGCCGAACTGTCCGTCGCCCTGATCGCCGGCCTCCTGCTCGGCGCCGCCGTCCTCATGGCCGCCCGTATGCTCTGGCGGCGCGCCCGCACCCTGGCCGCCGCCATCCTGGAAGCGGAGTGCATGCCCGCCGAGGACGGTCTGGTCGTGGTCGAGGACGAGGCCCCCGAGGCCTTCGCGGTCCCCGGCCTGCCCGGCCGCGTCGTCGTCTCCACCGGCATGCTGGCCACCCTGGACGAAACCGAGCGCCGGATCCTGCTCGCCCACGAACGCGCCCACCTCACCGCACACCATTACGCCTTCGTCGCCCTGGCCCAGCTCGGCGCCGCCGCCAATCCCCTGCTGCGCCCCCTCGCCACGGCCGTGACGTACACCATCGAACGGTGGGCCGACGAGACCGCGGCCGCCGCCACCGGCGACCGCGAACGGGTCGCCCGCACCGTCGGCAAGGCCGCCCTCGCCGCCCACCACGCGCCCGCCCGCGCCCCGGGCGCCGCCCTGGCGATCCTCGGCCGCCGCGCCCCGCTCGCCACCGCCGGGCCCGTGCCCCGCCGCGTCGCTGCCCTCCTGGCTCCCCCTTTCGGCCGTCACCCCGTCCTGGCCGCCACGACGGCCGCCGTCCTCGCCACCGCGGCCCTGTCCACCGCCGAAGCCGCCCACGACCTCCACCTCCTGCTGGAAGCCGTCGGCGCCTGA
- a CDS encoding bifunctional [glutamine synthetase] adenylyltransferase/[glutamine synthetase]-adenylyl-L-tyrosine phosphorylase has product MALPQGRRSSTSARLLRHGFTDPSTAQRLLDAPELAGVRGHPVLLDGLGATADPDLALRGLVRLAEALADVPGDRDETERADSRQALLDTLVTAKPLRDRLLGVLGASEALGDHLARHPRHWRALMTYEAADPRPTTSDFEKALADGVRDEPGAGLPRSDALRVAYRRALLAIAARDVCGTTDGTRTAAELTDLATATLRTALKIAAEERPEDAAACRLAVIGMGECGGRELDYASDVDVIFVAEAVAGTEEPEAMRAATRLASRMMRICSDVTVEGTIRPVEAGLRPEGRDGPLVRTLSSHLAYYQRRARAWEFQALLKARPVAGDGALGRAYVAALAPLVWQAAERENFVSDVRQMRRRAVENLPVAEVDRELELGPGGLRDVEFAVQLLQLVHGRCDESLRGRTTLDALAALAAGGYVARSDAAALDQAYRFLRSVERRIQLYRLRRTRLLPEGEADLRRLGRSLGALYGWDRRTEPVTELGTVWRRYRREVRQLHVRLFYRPLLDAVAHLGPAGARLSPQAAGRRLKTLGYADPAAALRHVEALASGVTRKAAIQRTLLPVLLGWFADSADPDAGLLGFRKVSDALGRTPGYLRLLRDEGAAAENLARVLSAGRLAPDLLSRAPEAVTVLGTREGLRPRGRAQLEQEVLAAVGRADDAERAVAAARGVRRRELFRTVAADVIESARLVTAAVPPTGSRPPGGGRAPATPREDGALLSGAPRTARPAAELPGALRDFEPHVPGRRPSRTALPEEPASPGALVDMVGDALSDLNAATLAGALRAAVRDTWGDELPTRFAVIGLGRFGGHELSYGSDADVLFVHEPREGADEQEAARAAFAVANEMRRLLQLPTVDPPLLIDADLRPEGKSGPLVRTLASYAAYYRRWSLVWESQALLRAEPVAGDPGLGERFIELIDPLRYPSQGLGEDAVREIRRLKARMESERLPRGADPTTHTKLGRGGLSDVEWTVQLLQMRHGWAEPGLRTTRTRQALAAAHAAGLISTEDAQTLDEAWVLASRVRNAVMLVRGRPGDTFPTDVRELAAVGRYLGYGPGHVGEMLEDYRRTTRHARAVMERLFYGYED; this is encoded by the coding sequence ATGGCCCTACCGCAGGGGCGCAGGAGCAGTACCTCGGCCCGGCTGCTGCGGCACGGTTTCACCGACCCCTCGACGGCCCAGCGGCTGCTGGACGCGCCCGAGCTGGCCGGGGTGCGCGGCCATCCGGTGCTGCTGGACGGACTCGGGGCGACCGCCGACCCCGATCTGGCGCTGCGCGGACTGGTGCGGCTGGCCGAGGCGCTTGCGGACGTTCCGGGGGACCGGGACGAGACGGAGCGCGCCGATTCGCGGCAGGCGCTGCTGGACACCCTCGTCACCGCCAAGCCGCTGCGCGACCGGCTGCTCGGGGTACTGGGGGCGTCCGAGGCGCTGGGCGACCATCTGGCCCGGCATCCGCGGCACTGGCGGGCGCTGATGACGTACGAGGCGGCGGACCCGCGCCCGACCACCTCCGACTTCGAGAAGGCGCTGGCCGACGGGGTACGGGACGAGCCGGGGGCGGGGCTGCCGCGGTCGGACGCGCTGCGGGTGGCGTACCGCCGGGCGCTGCTGGCGATCGCGGCCCGCGATGTGTGCGGCACCACCGATGGCACCCGGACCGCCGCTGAACTGACCGACCTGGCGACCGCGACGCTGCGTACCGCGCTGAAGATCGCCGCGGAGGAGCGGCCCGAGGACGCCGCGGCCTGCCGGCTGGCGGTGATCGGGATGGGCGAGTGCGGCGGCCGCGAGCTGGACTACGCCTCGGACGTGGACGTCATCTTCGTCGCCGAGGCCGTGGCCGGGACGGAGGAGCCCGAGGCGATGCGGGCGGCCACCCGGCTGGCCTCCCGGATGATGCGGATCTGCTCGGACGTCACGGTCGAGGGCACCATCCGGCCCGTCGAGGCCGGCCTCCGCCCCGAGGGGCGCGACGGCCCGCTGGTGCGGACCCTCTCCAGCCATCTGGCGTACTACCAGCGCCGGGCCAGGGCGTGGGAGTTCCAGGCGCTGCTGAAGGCCCGTCCGGTCGCGGGCGACGGCGCGCTGGGACGGGCGTACGTGGCGGCCCTCGCGCCGCTTGTCTGGCAGGCCGCCGAGCGCGAGAACTTCGTGTCCGACGTGCGGCAGATGCGCCGCCGGGCGGTGGAGAACCTCCCCGTCGCCGAGGTCGACCGCGAGCTCGAGCTGGGCCCCGGGGGCCTGCGCGACGTCGAGTTCGCCGTGCAGCTGCTCCAGTTGGTGCACGGGCGGTGCGACGAATCGCTGCGCGGCCGCACCACGCTGGACGCGCTCGCGGCGCTGGCCGCGGGCGGCTACGTGGCCCGTTCGGACGCGGCCGCGCTGGACCAGGCGTACCGCTTCCTGCGCTCGGTGGAGCGGCGCATCCAGCTGTACCGGCTGCGCCGCACCCGTCTCCTCCCGGAGGGTGAGGCGGATCTGCGGCGGCTGGGGCGGTCGCTCGGCGCCCTCTACGGCTGGGACCGCCGCACCGAACCGGTGACCGAGCTGGGCACGGTGTGGCGGCGGTACAGACGCGAGGTGCGGCAGCTGCACGTGAGGCTGTTCTACCGGCCGCTGCTGGACGCGGTGGCCCACCTGGGCCCGGCGGGGGCCCGGTTGAGCCCGCAGGCCGCGGGCCGGCGGTTGAAGACGCTGGGCTACGCGGACCCGGCCGCCGCCCTGCGCCATGTGGAGGCCCTGGCGTCCGGGGTGACCCGGAAGGCGGCGATCCAGCGCACGTTGCTGCCGGTGCTGCTGGGCTGGTTCGCCGACTCCGCCGACCCGGACGCCGGGCTGCTCGGCTTCCGCAAGGTCTCCGACGCGCTGGGCAGGACGCCCGGGTATCTGCGGCTGTTGCGCGACGAGGGCGCCGCCGCGGAGAACCTGGCCCGGGTGCTGTCCGCCGGGCGGCTCGCCCCCGACCTGCTGTCGCGCGCCCCCGAGGCGGTCACCGTGCTGGGCACCCGGGAGGGGCTGCGGCCGCGCGGGAGAGCCCAGCTGGAACAGGAGGTGCTGGCCGCGGTGGGGCGCGCCGACGACGCCGAGCGGGCGGTGGCGGCGGCGCGCGGGGTGCGGCGGCGGGAGCTGTTCCGTACGGTGGCGGCGGATGTGATCGAGAGCGCCCGGCTGGTGACCGCGGCGGTCCCGCCGACCGGGAGCCGGCCGCCGGGCGGCGGCCGCGCCCCGGCCACCCCGCGCGAGGACGGGGCGCTCTTGTCGGGCGCCCCAAGAACCGCGCGGCCCGCGGCCGAGCTGCCCGGCGCGCTCCGCGACTTTGAGCCCCATGTCCCGGGCCGCCGCCCGAGCCGTACGGCGCTGCCCGAAGAGCCCGCGAGCCCGGGGGCGCTGGTCGACATGGTCGGTGACGCCCTCTCGGATCTGAACGCCGCGACCCTGGCGGGCGCCCTGCGCGCCGCCGTCCGCGACACCTGGGGCGATGAGCTGCCCACCCGCTTCGCCGTGATCGGCCTCGGCCGCTTCGGCGGCCATGAACTCAGCTACGGCTCCGACGCGGACGTGCTCTTCGTCCACGAGCCGCGCGAGGGCGCCGACGAACAGGAAGCCGCCCGCGCCGCGTTCGCCGTGGCCAACGAGATGCGCCGACTGCTCCAGCTCCCCACCGTCGACCCGCCCCTGCTCATCGACGCCGACCTGCGTCCCGAGGGCAAGTCCGGTCCGCTGGTGCGCACCCTCGCCTCCTACGCCGCCTACTACCGCCGCTGGTCGCTGGTCTGGGAGAGCCAGGCGCTGCTGCGCGCCGAACCGGTGGCGGGCGACCCCGGGCTCGGTGAGCGGTTCATCGAGCTGATCGATCCCCTGCGGTATCCCTCCCAGGGGCTGGGCGAGGACGCGGTCCGCGAGATCCGGCGGCTCAAGGCCCGGATGGAGTCCGAACGGCTGCCGCGCGGGGCCGACCCCACCACCCACACCAAACTCGGCCGCGGCGGTCTCAGCGACGTCGAATGGACCGTCCAGCTGCTCCAGATGCGCCACGGCTGGGCCGAGCCCGGTCTGCGTACCACCCGCACCCGCCAGGCCCTGGCCGCCGCCCACGCCGCCGGGCTGATCTCCACCGAGGACGCCCAGACCCTGGACGAGGCGTGGGTCCTGGCCAGCCGCGTCCGCAACGCCGTCATGCTGGTCCGCGGCCGCCCCGGCGACACCTTCCCGACCGATGTCCGCGAACTGGCCGCGGTGGGCCGCTACCTGGGCTACGGCCCCGGCCACGTCGGCGAGATGCTGGAGGACTACCGCCGCACCACCCGCCACGCCCGTGCCGTGATGGAGCGCCTGTTCTACGGGTACGAGGACTGA
- a CDS encoding carboxylesterase/lipase family protein, translating into MHVTVSTTAGRVRGRRGEVVTAFMGVPYAAAPFGPRRLRPPEPPEPWTGVRDAFVPGPSAPQPGYLPAMASLLEEAVEPGEDCLSVNVWTPAPGRTGGRLPVMVWIHGGAFRNGAGSLPSYDGARLAAEGVVCVTLNYRLGAEGFLLLPDGTSNLGLLDQIAALEWVRDNIAGFGGDPDNVTVFGQSAGAISITALLTMPRARGLFRRAVTQSGAGHHSHPEDIARRVTERLAALAGAEPTREGLAAVPPERLVAADGALGRDIAQATDPGQWGESAGGGTTVLPVVDGTTLPERPIDALAGGAGRDIDLLTGTTSDEFRLFLVPLGIGPRITDEVLHGFLAGFGLDPVEARGTYAAAHPGATPGDLLSAAMSDHAYRIPALRVAEARAAHGADTFVYEFARPSPVLDGALGACHMAEIGFVFGNLSDPLAGPDAPRELSDALRGAWVSFARTGRPDGDGGPGGTLPPWPPYADRRLVMRWGDGALRTHADPGAATRQLWERLRHPLPSGAHAAGSRP; encoded by the coding sequence ATGCACGTCACCGTCTCCACAACAGCAGGTCGGGTCCGCGGACGCCGGGGGGAGGTCGTCACGGCGTTCATGGGCGTTCCCTATGCGGCAGCGCCTTTCGGCCCACGGCGCCTGCGGCCCCCGGAACCACCGGAACCGTGGACGGGGGTGCGCGACGCGTTCGTCCCCGGCCCGTCCGCGCCCCAGCCCGGTTATCTCCCCGCGATGGCTTCGCTCCTGGAAGAAGCCGTGGAGCCTGGCGAGGACTGCCTGAGCGTGAACGTGTGGACGCCGGCGCCGGGCCGCACCGGGGGACGGCTTCCGGTCATGGTCTGGATCCACGGCGGCGCGTTCCGTAACGGCGCCGGTTCCCTGCCCTCGTACGACGGCGCGCGGCTCGCCGCCGAGGGCGTCGTGTGCGTGACGCTCAACTACCGGCTCGGCGCGGAGGGATTCCTCCTGCTGCCCGACGGTACGTCCAACCTCGGCCTCCTCGACCAGATCGCCGCACTGGAATGGGTCCGTGACAACATCGCCGGCTTCGGCGGCGATCCGGACAACGTCACCGTCTTCGGGCAGTCCGCCGGCGCCATCAGCATCACCGCGCTCCTGACCATGCCACGGGCCCGGGGGCTGTTCCGCCGTGCGGTCACGCAGAGCGGCGCCGGGCACCACAGCCATCCCGAGGACATCGCCCGGCGCGTCACCGAGCGGCTGGCCGCCCTCGCCGGTGCGGAGCCGACGCGCGAGGGCCTGGCCGCCGTACCGCCCGAGCGGCTCGTCGCCGCCGACGGCGCCCTGGGCCGGGACATCGCGCAGGCCACCGACCCCGGCCAGTGGGGCGAGTCGGCGGGCGGCGGCACCACCGTGCTGCCCGTCGTCGACGGAACCACCCTCCCCGAGCGCCCGATCGACGCGCTCGCCGGCGGAGCGGGTCGGGACATCGACCTGCTCACCGGCACCACCAGCGATGAGTTCCGCCTCTTCCTCGTTCCTCTGGGGATCGGTCCGCGGATCACGGACGAGGTGCTGCACGGTTTCCTGGCCGGCTTCGGGCTGGACCCCGTCGAGGCGCGCGGGACGTACGCGGCGGCGCACCCCGGTGCGACCCCCGGCGACCTGCTGTCCGCGGCCATGAGCGACCACGCCTACCGGATTCCGGCCCTCCGGGTGGCCGAGGCCCGTGCCGCACACGGAGCGGACACCTTCGTGTACGAGTTCGCACGGCCCTCTCCCGTCCTTGACGGTGCCCTCGGCGCCTGCCACATGGCGGAGATCGGCTTCGTATTCGGCAACCTCTCCGACCCGCTCGCCGGCCCCGACGCCCCACGGGAACTCTCCGATGCTCTGCGCGGGGCGTGGGTCTCCTTCGCCCGCACCGGCCGCCCCGACGGCGACGGCGGGCCCGGCGGGACGCTGCCACCCTGGCCGCCTTACGCCGACCGGCGCCTGGTCATGCGGTGGGGCGACGGCGCCCTGCGAACACACGCGGATCCGGGAGCCGCCACACGACAGCTGTGGGAGCGTCTTCGCCACCCCCTGCCCAGCGGCGCCCACGCGGCGGGCTCCCGCCCCTGA
- a CDS encoding MFS transporter, translating to MVGGRSLGRRSLGRRFGWLWAAYAVSAYGSGLGFGALPLIAVLVLGAGPAEVSALSAVGPAVGALIAVPLAPWVEFRRKRPVMIVTDLTRFTVMATVPVAYAFGWLGFVQLLVISALVAAAKIAFNAASGAYLKALVRPDDLLVANARLESTNWSSIAVGPPLGGAAIGLFGPVTTVVADALSYLLSALGLAAIHDREEAPRPTGESPVRAGALLDGWRHIMGHPGLRALYLNQMLVAGLIMATEPLLAVLLLRRLGFPPWQYGLAFAAPCVGGLIGSRLARRVVARYGRQAVFRTVGTLRAIWLIGLAFVRPGVVGLVTVIAVELAIIINMSLYTPVLATYRLEQTPGHLVARTLSAWSIGQQAAIAILTALGGLLADVTSPRTALTVAGLLILATPLLLPRPGRTPLHEPEPPENTLSARRTHGEDADQGSSRQ from the coding sequence ATGGTGGGCGGGAGATCGTTGGGCAGGAGATCATTGGGCCGGCGGTTCGGCTGGCTGTGGGCGGCCTATGCGGTGAGCGCCTATGGGTCCGGGCTGGGGTTCGGGGCCTTGCCGCTGATCGCCGTGCTGGTGTTGGGTGCCGGACCCGCTGAGGTGTCCGCGCTGTCCGCGGTGGGGCCCGCGGTGGGCGCGCTGATCGCGGTGCCACTCGCGCCGTGGGTGGAGTTCCGGCGCAAGCGGCCGGTCATGATCGTGACGGACCTGACCCGGTTCACGGTCATGGCGACGGTCCCTGTCGCCTACGCTTTCGGCTGGCTCGGTTTCGTCCAGCTGCTGGTGATCTCGGCCCTGGTCGCCGCGGCCAAGATCGCCTTCAACGCGGCCAGCGGCGCCTACCTCAAGGCCCTGGTCCGGCCGGATGACCTGCTCGTGGCCAACGCGCGGCTGGAGTCCACCAACTGGAGCTCCATCGCGGTCGGGCCACCGCTGGGCGGGGCGGCGATCGGCCTGTTCGGTCCGGTCACCACCGTGGTGGCCGACGCGCTCAGCTATCTGCTCTCCGCGCTGGGCCTCGCCGCGATCCACGACCGGGAGGAAGCGCCGCGACCGACCGGCGAAAGCCCGGTCCGGGCGGGCGCGTTGCTCGACGGCTGGCGACACATCATGGGCCACCCCGGACTGCGGGCGCTCTACCTCAACCAAATGCTCGTCGCCGGTCTGATCATGGCCACCGAGCCGCTGCTGGCCGTGCTCCTGCTCCGCCGGCTCGGGTTCCCACCCTGGCAGTACGGCCTCGCCTTCGCCGCCCCCTGTGTCGGCGGGCTCATCGGCTCGCGGCTGGCCCGCCGTGTCGTGGCCCGCTACGGCCGGCAGGCGGTCTTCCGGACCGTCGGTACCCTGCGCGCCATCTGGCTGATCGGCCTGGCCTTCGTCCGTCCCGGCGTCGTCGGCCTCGTCACCGTGATCGCCGTCGAGCTGGCGATCATCATCAACATGAGCCTGTACACCCCGGTGCTCGCCACCTACCGGCTCGAACAGACCCCCGGGCATCTCGTCGCCCGCACCCTGTCGGCCTGGTCGATCGGCCAGCAGGCGGCCATCGCCATCCTCACCGCGCTCGGCGGGCTGCTCGCCGACGTCACCAGCCCACGCACCGCTCTCACGGTCGCGGGACTGCTCATCCTGGCCACCCCGCTCCTGCTTCCCCGACCGGGCCGGACACCGCTACACGAGCCGGAACCACCGGAAAACACGTTGTCCGCCCGCCGAACGCACGGAGAGGATGCGGATCAAGGGTCATCACGTCAATGA
- a CDS encoding LysR family transcriptional regulator: MDLEAVRTFVAVAEAGQFQKAAVDLSITQQAVSKRIAALERTLGVRLFTRAPRGAEPTIDGQAFLPHARELLRVAERAVASVRVGHRPLRVDVIASRSAQSSLMRGFHYAHPEIALDVVMLFDIDTAVAAIRSGTVDATFRAVAAPGRPLPEDIESVRVFDEPLQLLTGPAHALAGARSVPLAELTGHRIWMPGIVPGTEWAAYYDDLVAAFGLTIEATGPNFGSDVLLDTIADTPALATFMSEHTRLVWPAGHGLRRIPVTDPTPVYPHSLLWHRDNRHPALATLRTHLATAAAGHDAAGTWRPDWVLPR; encoded by the coding sequence GTGGATCTCGAGGCAGTACGCACCTTCGTCGCCGTCGCGGAAGCGGGCCAGTTCCAGAAAGCCGCCGTCGACCTGTCGATCACCCAGCAGGCCGTCTCCAAACGCATCGCGGCGCTGGAGCGCACCCTCGGCGTGCGGCTGTTCACCCGCGCCCCCCGCGGCGCCGAGCCCACCATCGACGGGCAGGCGTTCCTGCCCCACGCACGCGAGCTGCTGCGGGTCGCCGAGCGCGCGGTCGCCTCCGTGCGCGTCGGCCACCGCCCGCTGCGCGTCGACGTGATCGCCTCGCGCAGCGCGCAGTCGAGCCTGATGCGCGGCTTCCACTACGCGCACCCCGAGATCGCCCTCGACGTGGTGATGCTGTTCGACATCGACACGGCCGTCGCCGCCATCCGGTCCGGTACGGTCGACGCGACCTTCCGTGCCGTCGCCGCGCCCGGACGGCCCCTCCCCGAGGACATCGAGTCCGTCCGCGTGTTCGACGAGCCGCTCCAGCTCCTCACCGGCCCCGCCCACGCGCTGGCGGGCGCCCGGTCGGTGCCCCTCGCCGAGCTCACCGGGCACCGGATCTGGATGCCCGGCATCGTCCCCGGTACCGAGTGGGCCGCCTACTACGACGACCTCGTCGCCGCGTTCGGCCTCACCATCGAGGCGACCGGCCCCAACTTCGGCTCCGACGTGCTCCTCGACACCATCGCCGACACCCCGGCCCTGGCCACCTTCATGAGCGAGCACACCCGCCTGGTCTGGCCCGCCGGCCACGGTCTGCGCCGCATCCCGGTGACCGACCCGACGCCCGTCTACCCGCACTCGCTCCTGTGGCACCGCGACAACCGCCACCCAGCGCTGGCCACCCTCCGCACCCACCTCGCCACCGCGGCGGCCGGCCACGACGCCGCCGGGACCTGGAGGCCGGACTGGGTGCTTCCGCGCTGA
- a CDS encoding aldo/keto reductase: MSLTLDTYRLLGRSGLRVSPLALGAATFGTDWGWGAEQDEARKLFDLYVERGGNFIDTANTYTQGSSERLLGEFARDRRESLVLATKYTTLRRPGDPNSGGGHRKSLFASVEASLRQLGTDYIDLLYLHVWDFTTPVEEILRGMDDLVRQGKVLYVAICNTPAWQVSRMQTIADLRGWSPLVALQIEYSLIERTGERDLIPMAREMGLGVVPYSPLAGGVLTGKYSRADLTATNAASDDGTRKSFNLALGTLTERNLAIADVVKEVATELGRTPAQVGLAWTLRNPSVTTPIIGARTPAQLEDNLGALEVDFTAAQLARLDQVSAIGLGFPHDMLASDHIRNVTAGDLKIEARR, translated from the coding sequence ATGTCGCTCACTCTCGACACCTACCGGCTGCTGGGCCGCTCGGGGCTGCGGGTCTCACCGCTGGCGCTGGGCGCGGCGACCTTCGGCACCGATTGGGGCTGGGGAGCCGAGCAGGACGAGGCACGCAAGCTGTTCGACCTCTACGTCGAGCGAGGCGGCAACTTCATCGACACCGCCAACACCTATACCCAGGGCAGCTCCGAGCGCCTGCTGGGTGAATTCGCCCGCGACCGGCGCGAAAGCCTGGTGCTGGCAACGAAATACACGACGCTGCGCCGGCCCGGCGACCCGAATTCCGGGGGCGGTCACCGCAAGAGCCTGTTCGCTTCGGTGGAAGCGAGTCTGCGACAGCTCGGTACGGACTACATCGATCTGCTCTACCTGCACGTGTGGGATTTCACGACACCGGTCGAGGAGATCCTGCGCGGCATGGACGATCTGGTCCGGCAGGGCAAGGTCTTGTACGTGGCGATCTGCAACACCCCTGCGTGGCAGGTGTCGCGCATGCAGACGATCGCCGACCTGCGCGGCTGGTCGCCGCTGGTCGCGCTACAGATCGAATACAGCCTGATCGAACGTACCGGGGAACGTGACCTGATTCCCATGGCACGTGAGATGGGGCTGGGTGTGGTCCCGTATTCCCCCCTGGCCGGCGGGGTGCTCACCGGCAAGTACAGCCGCGCCGACCTGACCGCGACGAACGCCGCATCCGACGACGGCACGCGCAAGAGCTTCAACCTCGCCTTGGGCACGCTCACGGAACGCAACCTTGCCATCGCTGATGTCGTGAAGGAGGTCGCCACGGAACTGGGCCGCACACCCGCCCAGGTCGGGCTGGCCTGGACCCTGCGGAATCCGAGCGTGACGACGCCGATCATCGGCGCCCGTACCCCCGCGCAGCTGGAGGACAATCTGGGCGCCCTGGAGGTCGACTTCACCGCAGCCCAACTGGCCCGCCTCGACCAGGTCAGCGCGATCGGACTCGGCTTCCCGCACGACATGCTCGCCAGTGACCACATCCGCAACGTGACCGCGGGTGACCTGAAGATCGAAGCACGCCGCTGA
- a CDS encoding helix-turn-helix transcriptional regulator, which yields MNATQELAAFLRTRRERLDPGDLGLPSRRQTRRTPGLRREEVAELAGVSVDYIVRLEQGRGLRPSADVVEALARALRLTPVERAYLFNLAQQRPRDAGKPATVAAPPLARLVADLSPLPAMLVNHRYDILAWNREMTRLLLDFGTLPPSQRNAMWLCLRHPEIRDLYADRERVVREGIAHLRAAWAAYPEDRALTDLIAECMTHDAEFARWWAERDIKVNGRGHKVVRHPDAGVIAVQSEVLMPLQDPDQRLLIFRAADEESQSALDRLCAR from the coding sequence GTGAACGCAACACAGGAACTGGCCGCGTTCCTGCGGACCCGGCGCGAACGGCTGGACCCGGGCGACCTCGGTCTGCCGTCGCGTCGGCAGACCCGGCGGACCCCGGGGCTGCGCCGCGAAGAGGTCGCTGAACTGGCCGGGGTCAGCGTCGACTACATCGTGCGGCTGGAACAGGGCCGTGGGCTGCGGCCCTCAGCGGACGTGGTGGAGGCGCTGGCACGGGCGCTGCGCCTGACCCCCGTCGAACGCGCCTACCTGTTCAACCTGGCCCAGCAGCGCCCCCGCGACGCCGGCAAGCCCGCCACCGTTGCGGCGCCGCCGCTGGCCCGGCTGGTCGCCGACCTGTCCCCGCTGCCGGCCATGCTGGTGAACCACCGCTACGACATCCTGGCCTGGAACCGCGAAATGACGAGGCTGTTGCTGGATTTCGGCACCCTGCCTCCGTCGCAGCGCAATGCGATGTGGCTGTGCCTGAGGCATCCGGAGATACGCGACCTCTACGCCGACCGGGAACGCGTCGTGCGGGAGGGGATCGCCCACCTGCGCGCTGCCTGGGCCGCGTATCCGGAGGACCGGGCGTTGACCGACCTCATCGCCGAATGCATGACTCATGACGCGGAATTCGCGCGATGGTGGGCCGAGCGGGACATCAAGGTCAACGGCCGCGGACACAAGGTGGTGCGGCATCCTGACGCCGGTGTGATCGCGGTGCAATCCGAAGTGCTCATGCCGCTTCAAGATCCGGATCAGCGGTTGCTGATCTTCCGCGCCGCGGACGAGGAGAGCCAGTCGGCGTTGGACCGGTTGTGCGCACGGTGA